One genomic segment of Cellulophaga sp. HaHaR_3_176 includes these proteins:
- a CDS encoding formylglycine-generating enzyme family protein, with protein sequence MRVLKLSTIYPYVFLALFFINCKNSNKEKSIDTPKKESIQEILIDKPNNIKIPAGMVWVKGKTFIQGAKEGDEYAMHREKPSHQVSVDGFFMDITEVTNKQFKAFVEAEKYITVAEREIDWEEIKTQLPAGTPKPHDSILQPGSLVFNKKINKIASMENYTQWWTWKIGANWRHPEGPNSTIEGKEDYPVVHISYEDAIAYCKWSNRRLPTESEWESAAQGTLNNNIYTWGNTPELLNDNANTWQGVFPIKNESVDGFALIAPVKSYPSNSIGIYDMLGNVWEITGDWFNVDYYKNLDVTKVLKNPKGADKAYSPSNPYEQEYIIKGGSFLCHASYCASFRISAKMGMSPDSGSDHTGFRTIATIKMLE encoded by the coding sequence ATGAGAGTACTCAAATTATCAACTATTTATCCATATGTTTTTTTAGCTTTATTTTTTATAAATTGTAAAAATTCAAATAAAGAAAAATCAATTGATACACCTAAAAAAGAATCAATACAGGAAATTTTAATAGATAAACCAAATAATATAAAAATCCCAGCAGGAATGGTTTGGGTAAAAGGAAAAACTTTTATACAAGGGGCAAAAGAAGGTGATGAATATGCCATGCATAGAGAAAAGCCTAGCCATCAAGTTAGTGTTGATGGTTTTTTTATGGATATAACCGAGGTAACCAATAAGCAATTTAAAGCATTTGTTGAAGCGGAAAAATATATAACAGTAGCTGAACGAGAAATTGATTGGGAAGAAATAAAAACACAGTTACCTGCGGGTACGCCAAAACCTCATGATTCTATTTTACAACCAGGCAGTTTAGTTTTTAATAAAAAAATAAACAAAATAGCATCGATGGAGAATTATACCCAATGGTGGACTTGGAAAATAGGTGCTAATTGGAGACATCCTGAAGGGCCAAATAGTACAATTGAAGGTAAAGAAGATTACCCTGTTGTTCATATATCTTATGAAGATGCTATAGCATATTGTAAATGGTCAAATAGAAGGTTGCCTACAGAGTCAGAGTGGGAATCAGCAGCTCAAGGTACTTTAAATAATAATATTTATACTTGGGGTAATACGCCTGAGCTTTTAAATGATAATGCAAATACTTGGCAAGGTGTTTTTCCTATTAAAAATGAATCAGTAGATGGATTTGCATTAATAGCTCCTGTAAAATCATATCCATCAAATTCTATTGGTATATATGATATGTTAGGTAATGTATGGGAGATAACAGGTGACTGGTTTAATGTGGATTATTATAAAAATTTAGATGTAACTAAGGTTTTAAAAAACCCTAAGGGAGCTGATAAAGCATATAGCCCTAGTAACCCTTACGAACAAGAATATATTATAAAAGGAGGTTCTTTTTTATGTCATGCATCCTATTGCGCTAGTTTTAGAATTTCTGCAAAAATGGGCATGAGTCCAGATTCGGGTTCGGATCATACAGGATTTAGAACAATAGCTACTATAAAAATGCTAGAGTAA
- a CDS encoding response regulator, whose protein sequence is MKILAIDDQQLILLSLEKRLIELGYDVKTADSGNIGIEIFKDFKPDLVIVDINMPGMSGLDVVKHIRIEQKSTTPIMVMSGNTDEKIIVNGFDLGIDDYMKKPVSLNEVAARVKRIIGKPAINTEKSNSDGQMLQEYCVGVVIPCYNEQDRLSGKEFKDFVHNNLGYHLCFVNDGSTDKTLEVLEELRKGNETKISIFNCEKNGGKAEAVRQGVLHIAKDPQLDYIGYLDADLSTDFRDFDDLVRTIEKSDFKIVSGSRMSRMGANITKESARALISKTINLIIRSILKMPFNDTQCGAKIMDKEIAELVFDKKFITRWLFDVEIFMRMRKHYGREKVLQIICEQPLKRWIHADGSKLSMKDSVKIVGQLAKIAVHYN, encoded by the coding sequence ATGAAAATCTTAGCCATTGATGATCAACAATTAATTCTACTATCATTAGAAAAAAGACTAATAGAATTAGGATATGATGTAAAAACTGCTGATTCAGGTAATATAGGTATAGAAATTTTTAAAGATTTTAAACCTGATTTAGTTATTGTAGACATTAACATGCCGGGCATGTCTGGTTTAGATGTTGTAAAGCATATTAGAATTGAACAAAAATCTACTACTCCTATAATGGTAATGTCAGGTAATACCGATGAAAAAATTATTGTAAATGGTTTTGATTTAGGTATAGATGATTATATGAAAAAGCCGGTAAGCCTTAACGAGGTAGCTGCTAGAGTAAAAAGAATTATAGGTAAACCAGCTATTAATACTGAAAAAAGTAATTCAGATGGCCAAATGCTACAAGAATACTGCGTTGGTGTTGTAATACCTTGTTATAATGAACAAGATCGACTCTCTGGTAAAGAATTTAAAGATTTTGTACATAATAACTTAGGCTATCATTTATGTTTTGTTAATGACGGTAGTACTGATAAAACTCTAGAAGTTTTAGAAGAACTTAGAAAAGGAAATGAAACGAAAATTAGTATTTTTAATTGTGAAAAAAACGGAGGAAAAGCTGAAGCTGTTAGGCAAGGTGTTTTACATATAGCTAAAGACCCTCAATTAGATTACATAGGCTACTTAGATGCCGATTTATCTACTGATTTTAGAGATTTTGATGATTTAGTTAGAACCATAGAAAAATCAGACTTTAAAATTGTAAGTGGTTCTAGAATGAGTAGAATGGGTGCTAATATTACTAAAGAATCTGCTCGAGCTCTTATAAGCAAAACTATAAACCTCATTATTAGATCTATATTAAAAATGCCCTTTAATGATACACAATGTGGAGCTAAAATAATGGATAAAGAAATCGCCGAATTAGTTTTCGATAAAAAATTTATTACACGTTGGTTATTTGATGTTGAAATTTTTATGAGAATGCGTAAGCATTACGGTAGAGAAAAAGTATTACAAATTATTTGTGAACAACCTTTAAAAAGATGGATTCATGCTGATGGTTCAAAACTGTCAATGAAAGATTCTGTAAAAATTGTTGGGCAATTAGCAAAAATTGCTGTGCATTATAATTAA
- a CDS encoding bile acid:sodium symporter family protein: protein MKIKIDKFVLSIILVIIIAYFFPQWGGPQSKIPIDTISTVGISLIFFFYGIKLGPEKLKAGIKNWKLHLLVQSTTFFIFPLLVLLFRPFLQNEAQETIWLGFFFLAALPSTVSSSVVMVSMAKGNIPGAIFNASISGIIGIAITPLWMGFFINDAHTDFDFTEIYIKLIAQIVLPVVVGLILQQYLNTFAQKYSSKLTLFDKSIILLIIYKSFSESFIKNIFGSVSILDLFLLFIGALFLFSIVFILTGVIAKKISLNKEDQITAQFCGTKKSLVHGTVFSKIIFGNMGAIGIILLPLMLFHATQILIITVIASSLAKRKIDENL, encoded by the coding sequence ATGAAAATAAAGATTGATAAATTCGTTTTATCTATTATATTAGTAATAATAATAGCTTATTTTTTTCCTCAATGGGGTGGGCCACAAAGCAAGATACCTATAGATACTATTAGTACGGTAGGAATTTCTTTAATATTCTTTTTTTATGGAATAAAATTAGGGCCAGAGAAATTAAAGGCAGGTATTAAAAACTGGAAGTTACACCTACTAGTACAAAGTACTACTTTTTTTATTTTCCCTCTACTCGTATTGTTATTTAGACCATTTTTGCAAAACGAAGCGCAAGAAACAATTTGGTTAGGTTTTTTCTTTTTAGCTGCGTTACCATCTACAGTATCATCGTCAGTAGTTATGGTATCAATGGCAAAAGGTAATATACCAGGGGCTATTTTTAATGCCAGTATTTCGGGTATTATTGGTATTGCTATTACACCACTTTGGATGGGGTTTTTTATTAATGATGCACATACCGATTTTGATTTTACAGAAATCTATATTAAGCTAATAGCTCAAATAGTTTTGCCTGTAGTGGTAGGGCTTATACTGCAACAGTATTTGAATACTTTTGCTCAAAAGTATAGTAGTAAACTTACACTTTTTGATAAATCAATTATCTTACTGATAATTTATAAAAGTTTTTCAGAATCTTTTATTAAAAATATTTTTGGTTCAGTTTCAATCTTAGATTTATTTTTATTGTTTATTGGAGCATTATTTTTATTCTCTATAGTATTTATCTTAACAGGGGTAATTGCTAAAAAAATAAGTTTAAATAAAGAAGATCAAATTACAGCTCAATTTTGTGGCACAAAAAAATCTTTAGTACATGGTACCGTATTTTCTAAAATTATATTCGGGAATATGGGAGCTATTGGTATTATATTGTTACCATTAATGTTATTTCATGCTACCCAAATTTTAATCATAACAGTAATAGCAAGTAGTTTAGCTAAAAGGAAAATTGATGAAAATTTATAA